The genomic stretch ATTTCACCAACAATTTTAGAGCCAATTATAAAATTAAAAGAAAAAACTTTAAAAAATAGACATATTCCACTTGATTGTGAAGAAATATTAATTGCTTTAAGTATAACAGCAGCAACTAATCCTATGGCAGAAGTTGCTTTATCCAAGTTATCGCAATTAGAAGGAGTACAAGCTCATTCAACACATATTTTAGGAAGAAATGATGAGCAGTATCTAAGAAAACTTGGAATTGATGTTACATCAGATCAAGTTTTTCCAACTGAAAATTTATATTATAATCAATAAAAAAAATTCTCATAACCTTAAAATTAATAAGGCTATGAGAATTTTTTAATTAATCATTATATTTAGGGCCAGCATTTGTAATATTTTCTGGCATATTTGGGTATTTTTCTTTGAAGTTATTATAGAATAGATTAGCTAATTTCTTAGCAGCTATAATATATTTATCTCTATCTGGCCAAGTATCTATTGGATTCATAATTTCACTTGGAACACCTGGGCAAGATTGAGGAATATCTAAATTAAATATATCATCATGTTTATACTTAGCATTATCAAAATATCCATTTAATACAGCTGTTACCATTGCACGAGTATATTTTAAATTAATTCTCTTTCCTGTTCCATAAGCTCCACCTGACCAACCAGTGTTAATTAAATATACTTTTGTGTTATGTTTCTTTAATCTTTCTCCAAGCATTTCTGCATATACACTTGGATCCATAGGCATAAATGGTTCTCCAAAACATGTTGAGAATGTAGGAACTGGTTCTTTTACTCCTAATTCTGTTCCAGCAAGTTTTGCAGTAAATCCAGTTACAAAGTGGTACATTGCAGCTTCTTGACTTAATCTTGAAATTGGAGGTAATACTCCAAAAGAATCTGCTGTTAAGAATATAACAACTTTTGGTATTCCACCCACTCCTGATAATTCAGCATTAGGAATATAGTGTATAGGGTATCCTACTCTTGTATTTGGAGTTATACTTGCATCTTCATATTGAATTTTTCTTGTTATAGGATCTACAACAACATTTTCTACTAAACTTCCAAATTTAATAGCACGATAAATTTCAGGTTCACTTTCTTCAGTTAAGTTTATACATTTTGCATAACATCCACCTTCAAAATTGAAAATACCTTTATCACACCAGCCATGTTCATCATCACCAATCAATTTACGATTAGGGTCTGCTGATAGAGTTGTTTTACCTGTTCCAGATAATCCAAAGAAAATTGCAGTTTCATGAGTTACTGGATCCATATTTGCTGAACAATGCATAGGTAAAATATTTTCATGTGGCATAAGATAATTCATTATAGAAAATACACTTTTCTTTATTTCTCCTGAGTATCTTGTTCCACAGATAATAGCTAATTTACTTTCAAAATCAATTATTATAGCTGCTTCTGAATTTACTCCATCTATTTCAGGTACACAATTAAAATTAGGTGCTGATACAATTGTAAAGTCTATATTGTTATTTTCATTGTATTCTTCATCTGTCCTAATTAACAGTTGATGAATAAATAAGTTTTGACTAGCTAATTCATTTATAACACGAAATCTTCTTGTATATTCTGGATTAGCTCCTGCTTTTCCATCAAAAATAAAAATTTCGCGATTTTGTAAATAAGCAATCAATTTCCCAAAAATTGCCTTAAATTTTTCTTTTTCAATAGGTTGATTTCTACTCCAATCAATATATTTATGAACTTCTGGAGTGTCTACAAAAAATTTATCATCTGGTGCACGACCAGTATATTTACCAGTTGATATAACAAAAGCACCTGTATCACTTAATGTCCCTTCATTATTTGCCAAAGCTTTTTCTACAAGTTGTGCTGGGCTTAAATTATAATGTACTGCTGCCATATTACTAATTCCTAATTTTTCAAGTCCATACATTTTCATAAAAATCTACCTCCATACATAGAAATTGTTAAATTTTTAGGTTTTGTGGGCAAATAAAACTTTATCTTAAATACATAATAATCTAGTTTTAATTAAAAAGCAAATATTTTTATATAAAAAAAGATAAAAAATTAATCTATTTTAGATTAAATTTTATTCAAATTATATAAAATATATATTATATATAGTTAATATATTTATTATCAATGTATTTTTATCTATAAAAAAATAAAAAAACTGCCATAAACCTATAAATATATAGATTTATGACAGTCTTTATCTTAAATTTTATTCAGTTTCTTTTTCTTCACTATAATCTAGTGCAGCCATTCTCTTATATTGTCTCCATCTCTTTTGAGCATCTCTTTTATTTATTTCAAATAAAATTTTTGCTTCTTCTGGATTAGATTTTGTTAGAGTTTGGTATCTTACTTCACCAGTTAGATATTCTTCATATTTTTCCCATTTAGGTTCTTTACAATCTATTTGTAATGGGTTTTTACCTAATTTTTCAACTGATGGATTATATCTGAATATTGGCCAGTATCCACATTCAGTTGCAAGCTTCATTTCAGTTTGAGCTTGTGACATACCTTTCTTGATACCATGATTGATACAAGGTGAGTATGCAATAATTATTGAAGGTCCTTGGTGAGCTTCAGCTTCTTTAATAGCTTTTAAAGCTTGTTGTTGGTTAGCCCCCATTGAAACTTGTGCAACATAAATATGTCCATAAGACATTGCTATTGCAGCTAAATCCTTTTTCTTAACTGGTTTTCCTGATGCAGCGAATTTAGCAACTGCTCCAGTAGGTGTAGATTTTGATGCTTGTCCTCCTGTATTAGAGTAAACCTCTGTATCCACTACTAGTATATTTATATCTTCATTAGATGCAAGAACATGGTCAAGTCCACCATAACCAATATCATAAGCCCATCCATCTCCACCAATTATCCATTGAGATTTCTTAATTAGATATTGTTTCAAATCTAATATTTCTTTTGCAAAATCTGTATTTAATGCTTCTAGTTTTGGAACAAGAATATCTCTAATTTCTCTTGTTCTTACAGAGAATTGTCTATTTGCTATCCAATCTTTAAATAGAGTAGCTATATCTTCATCTACTTTATCCATATTTTCTTCCATAGTATGTTGAATTCTAGATCTTAAAGCTTCAACTCCTATATGCATACCAAATCCATATTCAGCATTATCTTCAAATAGAGATGATCCCCAAGAAGGTCCTTCCCCATTTTTATTAGTTGTATATGGAGTTGAAGGTGCAGAACCTGAATAAATTGATGAACATCCAGTAGCATTAGCAACCATCATTCTATCTCCATATAATTGAGTTATTAATTTAATATAAGGTGTTTCTCCACAACCAGGGCATGCTCCATGGAATTCAAATAATGGTTTAGAAAATTGTGAACCTTTTACAGTATCTACTGGCATTAAATCACTTCTATAATCTACATTATTATATAAATAATCTGTTTTAACATCTTCATGTGCTTCTAATGATTCAGCTATTGGTCTCATTACTAATGCTTTTCCAGGAGCCGGACAAACATGGGCACAAGATCCACAACCAACACAGTCAAGTGCAGAAACTTGTATTCTATATGCTAAACCATCTAATCCTTTTCCTACTGGTTTTTTAGTAGCTAAAGGTTCTGGTGAAGCCTTTAATTCATCTTCATTTATCAAAAATGGTCTAATTGCAGCATGTGGACAAACATAAGAACATTGGTTACATTGTATACATTTATCTACATCCCATATAGGTACATCAACAGCAACTCCTCTCTTTTCAAAAGCAGAAGTACCATTTTCAAAAGTACCATCTTCATATCCTAAGAATGCTGATACAGGTAAATCATTTCCTTTTATTGCATTTATAGGTCTTGCTATATTTTTAACAAAGTCACTTGGAGTAGGACAACATCCACCACAACCAGCTGTTTCTTTTGGTTCATTTAAAGCTGTTACTTCAAGGTTAGCCCAAGCTGGATCAACTTCTATTTCAACTATATCATTTGCTCCTCTATCTATTGCATTATAGTTAAGTTGAACTATTTCATCACCTTTTTTAGCATAAGATTTTTTAGCATAGTCTTTCATATATTGTTGAGCTTCTTCAAATGGAATGATTTCTGCCAATTTAAAGAAAGCAGCTTGCATTATTGTATTTGTTCTTTGTCCTAATCCAATTTCATGTGCAAGAGCAGTAGCATTTATAATAAATAATCTTGCTTTATTTACTGCTAAATCTCTTTTTACATTATTAGGAATATTTTCTATTGCTTCTTCTTTAGACCATATACAGTTAAGTAGGAATTTTCCTCCTTCTTTAAGTCCAGAAGTCATATCATATTGATGTAAATATGCTGGTACAGAACAAGCAACAAATGTTGGTTTAGATACTAAGTAAGTTGATCTAATAGGTTTTTTACCAAATCTTAAGTGAGATCTAGTAACTCCTCCAGATTTTTTAGAGTCATATGCAAAGTATCCTTGAGCATATAAATCTGTTTTATCCCCTATGATTTTGATAGAGTTTTTATTTGCTCCAACTGTTCCATCTGCTCCTAATCCATAGAATAGACAAGCTTTTGTTGATGGGTCAGCAAGTGCTATTGCTGGTCCTACTTCTAATGATGTATGAGTAACATCATCAACTATACCAACTGTGAAAGCATCCTTTGGTTCATCTTTCTTTAGGTTTTCAAATACAGCTAAAACTTGTGCTGGAGTTGTATCTTTTGAAGATAATCCATATCTTCCACCTACTATTAGTGGAGTATTTTCTTTATTATAGAATAATGCTTTAATATCAAGTAATAGTGGCTCTCCTACTGAACCAGGTTCTTTTGTTCTATCTAAAACTGAAATTCTTTTTACAGTTTTTGGTAAAACATCAAAGAAATATTTAGCAGAGAAAGGTCTGTATAAGTGAACAGATATTAAACCTACTTTTTCTCCTTTTTCTATTAAATGGTCTATAACTTCTTGTGCAGCTTCACAAACTGATCCCATTGCAATTATAATTCTTTCAGCATCTGGGGCTCCATAGTAGTTAAATGGTTTATAGTCTCTACCAGTTATTTTTGAAATTTCTTTCATATAGTCAGCAACTATATCAGGAACTGCATCATAAAATTTATTTTGTACTTCTCTTGTTTGGAAGTAAATATCATCATTTTGTGCAGTACCTCTTGTAACTGGATGTTCTGGGTTTAAAGCTCTTTTTCTAAATTCATCTAAAGCTTTCCAATCTATTAATTTCTTTAAATCATCATATTCTATTACTTCAACTTTTTGGATTTCATGAGAAGTTCTAAATCCATCAAAGAAATGTAAGAATGGAACTCTCGATTTTAAAGCAGCTAAGTGAGCTACTCCTGCTAAGTCCATAACTTCTTGAACAGAGTTTGTAGCAAGCATTGCAAATCCTGTTTGTCTTGCTGCATAAATATCTTGGTGGTCACCAAAAATTGATAATGCTTGTGCAGATAAAGATCTTGCAGATACATGAATAACTCCTGGTAATAATTCTCCAGCTATCTTATACATATTAGGAATTTTTAAAAGTAATCCTTGTGATGCAGTATAAGTAGTTGTTAATGCTCCTGCTTGTAAAGATCCGTGAACAGTCCCTGCTGCTCCGCCTTCTGATTGCATTTCAACTAATTTTACTGGAACACCAAATATATTTTTAACTCCTCTTGACGCCCATTCATCTGTATATTCTGCCATTGGTGATGATGGTGTTATAGGGTAAATTCCTGCTACTTCTGTAAAAGCATAAGATGCATAAGCAGCAGCTTGGTTTCCATCCATAGTTTGCATTTTTTTTGCCATTGTAGTTTCCTCCTGTTTTCTAATTTTTTTGTTTAATTTCTATCATTTCACTATTAATTTTATATAAAAATATTTTTTTATTTTCCTTATTATTTTGCTAGTCTAAAAGTATCTCTAGCTATAACTAATTCTTCATTTGTAGGGATTTTATATACTAAAACTTTTGAACTGTCTTTAGATAATTTTACATTTCCTTTTTTTCTAACTGAATTAACTTCTTTATCTAAATCTACACCTAAAAATTCTAGTCCTTCTAATGCTTTTTCTCTTGTTGTTGAAGAATTTTCTCCAATTCCTCCTGTAAAGCATATAGCATCTACTCCACCCATAATAGCAGCATAAGCACCTATATATGATTTTAATCTGTGTATAGAAACATTTTCTGCTAATATAGCTCTTTCATCCCCTTCAACAGCTGCATTTTCTAAATCTCTACAATCAGATGATTTTCCAAATAATCCAAGAATTCCAGATTTTTTATTCATTCTGTCATCCATTTGAGCATCTGTAAGTCCTCTTTTATTTTTAACAAATAATACAGCAGCTGGATCTATATCTCCACATCTTGTTCCCATCATTAAACCTTGTAGAGGAGTTAATCCCATTGAAGTATCAACTGATTTTCCATCTTTAACAGCAGTTATTGAAGCTCCATTTCCTAAATGGCAAACAATTATTTTTGAATGTTCAGGATTCCCCATAATTTCTCTCATAATTCCAGATACATATAAGTGAGATGTTCCATGGAAACCATATTTTCTAACTTTCAATTCTTTATAATCTTCATAAGGTAATGGATACATAAATGCTTCAGGTTTCATAGTTTGATGAAAAGCAGTATCAAAAACAGCCACATTTTTCTTACCAGGCATAAGTTCCATACAAGTTCTTATTCCCATTAAGTTTGCTGGATTGTGTAAAGGTGCTAAGTCATTATTTGCTTCAATAGCTTTTAAAACTGCATCATTTATTAAAACTGATTGTGCAAATTCTTCTCCTCCATGTACTACTCTATGTCCTATTGCATCCACTTCATCAACAGAAGCTATAACTCCTATTTCTTTATCAGTTAAATGAGATATTACTAATTCTAATGCTTCTTTGTGGCTAGGCATAGGAGTTTCTAATTTTTTTTCAAAATCTTTTGCTACAACTTCATATTCCATTTTAGAACCATCTATTCCTATTCTTTCACAAATCCCTTTCGCAAAAACTTCTTCTGTTTCTGGGTTTATTAATTGATATTTTAGTGAAGAGCTTCCACAATTTATTACTAGTATTTTCATTTATATTCCTCCATTATTCTATATTATTTTTTATATATTCAACATATTTTTTAGCATTTTCTTCAATTTCAGTTTCTGATATTTTACCAGGCATTACTCCGTGAATTGAAAATATAGGAATATTTTTAGCATTTAAGTAATCTATACTTAATAGAAAAGGAGCTAAAATACCTTCTAGTTTACCATCATATATTTCTTTTACTCCACCTGTAGTAACAGCTAAACCTATTTTTTTATTAGCCAAAATCTTTTCTTCATTTTCTGTAAAGTGAGCACTCATAAAAACTGTATCTATCCATTCTTTTAAAAGAGATGGACAATTAAACCATTGCATAGGAAATTGTAATATTAAAGTCCCTGTCTCTTTTAATAAATTTAACTCCTTTTCTAAATTGATTTTGCCATTTGGGTATTCTTCATAAATATTATGTATAATAATATCTGTATTTTTTTCCACTTCTTCTTTTAATTTTTTATTAGCCATAGATCTTGTAAGATCAGGATGAGCTAATATTATTAAAGTTTTTTTCATAAGTATTCCTTTCTAAAATTAACAATCTATACAAGCTTGTGCAGAAGTAATAGCAGTTAATACAACTATGTCCTCAACTGAACATCCTCTTGATAAATCATTTACAGGTGAATTTAGTCCTTGAATAATTGGTCCATAAGCATTAGCACCAGCTAATCTTTGAACTAGTTTATATCCAATATTTCCAGCTGATAATGTAGGGAATATTAATACATTTGCATTTCCAGATACATCTGATAGAGGAGCTTTAATTTCTCCAACTGATTTTACTAAAGCAGCATCTGCTTGTAATTCATCATCAAATCTAAATTGTACCTTTCTTTCTCTTAAAATACGACCAGCTTCTATAATTCTATCAACACATTCATGTTTAGCTGAACCTTTAGTTGAGAATGTCATTAATGCTACTCTTGGATTTATTCCAGCTATTCTAACAGCTGTTTCAGCTGCTGAAGTAGCAATATCTGCTAATTGTTCAGAAGTTGGAACTGGTATTACTGAACAATCTCCAAATACTAAAATACTTCCAAATAAATCTTTAAATTGTGATAATTCCATAATGAAAACAGATGAAACTGTCTTTACTCCTGGTTGAGTACCTATAACTTGAATAGCTGCTCTTAACACATTTGCAGTTGGTGATGCAGATCCTGATACCATTCCATCAGCATCTCCCATTTTCACTAACATAGCTCCAAAAAAGTTTGGATCAGTTTGTAATAGTTTTTTAGCTTCTTCTGGAGTCATACCTTTTTTTGATCTTAACTCAACTAATTTATTAATATAGTCATTCAATCTTTCAAAATTATAAGGATCAACTATTTTTACTCCACTTAATGAAACTTCATAAGCTTTTGCACTATGCATTATTGTTTCATGATTTCCTACAAGAATAACTTGTGCTAAACCTTCTTTTAAAATTTGTGAAGTTGCTCTTATTACTCTTTCATCACTTGATTCAGGTAAAACTATTCTTCTGTTTGCTTGTAAGGCTTTCTTTCTAACTTGTCCTAAAAAACTCATTATAATCACTCCCTATTTTTAGTAGATAAAACCTTAAATTTATCTTTCAAATTTATTAAGTATATATTAACACTGATTATGATTAAATGCAATATTTTTATTGAGAAATTTACCTAATTTTTGCTAAAAATTTATTAATTTTACATTTAATTTTTTTTCTTTCACCATCTTAAAATTTTATGTTCATTATATTAATGTTTTAGTTTAAATTCGTTTTTTTATTTTCTTTATTACTTTATCTATATTTAATTTTTAATTTACTTTATTAAGCTACACTTAACACTATAAAAACTGATTTATTTTAAATTCTAATATAGAAATACATAAATGATTGAATATTCTCCTTAAAGTATTCTCAGCACTATGATTTAAATTCTAATATAGAAATACATAAATTAAAAATGTGATGAAAGAAAAATGCTGGATACATGTTGGATTTAAATTCTAATATAGAAATACATAAATTATAGTTTTAGAAGCTCTTTTAATTGCTATGTTAATCATTTAAATTCTAATATAGAAATACATAAATTTCAAGTTTTATATAATAAAAGAA from Fusobacterium hwasookii encodes the following:
- the nifJ gene encoding pyruvate:ferredoxin (flavodoxin) oxidoreductase, giving the protein MAKKMQTMDGNQAAAYASYAFTEVAGIYPITPSSPMAEYTDEWASRGVKNIFGVPVKLVEMQSEGGAAGTVHGSLQAGALTTTYTASQGLLLKIPNMYKIAGELLPGVIHVSARSLSAQALSIFGDHQDIYAARQTGFAMLATNSVQEVMDLAGVAHLAALKSRVPFLHFFDGFRTSHEIQKVEVIEYDDLKKLIDWKALDEFRKRALNPEHPVTRGTAQNDDIYFQTREVQNKFYDAVPDIVADYMKEISKITGRDYKPFNYYGAPDAERIIIAMGSVCEAAQEVIDHLIEKGEKVGLISVHLYRPFSAKYFFDVLPKTVKRISVLDRTKEPGSVGEPLLLDIKALFYNKENTPLIVGGRYGLSSKDTTPAQVLAVFENLKKDEPKDAFTVGIVDDVTHTSLEVGPAIALADPSTKACLFYGLGADGTVGANKNSIKIIGDKTDLYAQGYFAYDSKKSGGVTRSHLRFGKKPIRSTYLVSKPTFVACSVPAYLHQYDMTSGLKEGGKFLLNCIWSKEEAIENIPNNVKRDLAVNKARLFIINATALAHEIGLGQRTNTIMQAAFFKLAEIIPFEEAQQYMKDYAKKSYAKKGDEIVQLNYNAIDRGANDIVEIEVDPAWANLEVTALNEPKETAGCGGCCPTPSDFVKNIARPINAIKGNDLPVSAFLGYEDGTFENGTSAFEKRGVAVDVPIWDVDKCIQCNQCSYVCPHAAIRPFLINEDELKASPEPLATKKPVGKGLDGLAYRIQVSALDCVGCGSCAHVCPAPGKALVMRPIAESLEAHEDVKTDYLYNNVDYRSDLMPVDTVKGSQFSKPLFEFHGACPGCGETPYIKLITQLYGDRMMVANATGCSSIYSGSAPSTPYTTNKNGEGPSWGSSLFEDNAEYGFGMHIGVEALRSRIQHTMEENMDKVDEDIATLFKDWIANRQFSVRTREIRDILVPKLEALNTDFAKEILDLKQYLIKKSQWIIGGDGWAYDIGYGGLDHVLASNEDINILVVDTEVYSNTGGQASKSTPTGAVAKFAASGKPVKKKDLAAIAMSYGHIYVAQVSMGANQQQALKAIKEAEAHQGPSIIIAYSPCINHGIKKGMSQAQTEMKLATECGYWPIFRYNPSVEKLGKNPLQIDCKEPKWEKYEEYLTGEVRYQTLTKSNPEEAKILFEINKRDAQKRWRQYKRMAALDYSEEKETE
- the pckA gene encoding phosphoenolpyruvate carboxykinase (ATP); translated protein: MKMYGLEKLGISNMAAVHYNLSPAQLVEKALANNEGTLSDTGAFVISTGKYTGRAPDDKFFVDTPEVHKYIDWSRNQPIEKEKFKAIFGKLIAYLQNREIFIFDGKAGANPEYTRRFRVINELASQNLFIHQLLIRTDEEYNENNNIDFTIVSAPNFNCVPEIDGVNSEAAIIIDFESKLAIICGTRYSGEIKKSVFSIMNYLMPHENILPMHCSANMDPVTHETAIFFGLSGTGKTTLSADPNRKLIGDDEHGWCDKGIFNFEGGCYAKCINLTEESEPEIYRAIKFGSLVENVVVDPITRKIQYEDASITPNTRVGYPIHYIPNAELSGVGGIPKVVIFLTADSFGVLPPISRLSQEAAMYHFVTGFTAKLAGTELGVKEPVPTFSTCFGEPFMPMDPSVYAEMLGERLKKHNTKVYLINTGWSGGAYGTGKRINLKYTRAMVTAVLNGYFDNAKYKHDDIFNLDIPQSCPGVPSEIMNPIDTWPDRDKYIIAAKKLANLFYNNFKEKYPNMPENITNAGPKYND
- the pta gene encoding phosphate acetyltransferase, yielding MSFLGQVRKKALQANRRIVLPESSDERVIRATSQILKEGLAQVILVGNHETIMHSAKAYEVSLSGVKIVDPYNFERLNDYINKLVELRSKKGMTPEEAKKLLQTDPNFFGAMLVKMGDADGMVSGSASPTANVLRAAIQVIGTQPGVKTVSSVFIMELSQFKDLFGSILVFGDCSVIPVPTSEQLADIATSAAETAVRIAGINPRVALMTFSTKGSAKHECVDRIIEAGRILRERKVQFRFDDELQADAALVKSVGEIKAPLSDVSGNANVLIFPTLSAGNIGYKLVQRLAGANAYGPIIQGLNSPVNDLSRGCSVEDIVVLTAITSAQACIDC
- a CDS encoding NAD(P)H-dependent oxidoreductase, whose protein sequence is MKKTLIILAHPDLTRSMANKKLKEEVEKNTDIIIHNIYEEYPNGKINLEKELNLLKETGTLILQFPMQWFNCPSLLKEWIDTVFMSAHFTENEEKILANKKIGLAVTTGGVKEIYDGKLEGILAPFLLSIDYLNAKNIPIFSIHGVMPGKISETEIEENAKKYVEYIKNNIE
- a CDS encoding acetate/propionate family kinase codes for the protein MKILVINCGSSSLKYQLINPETEEVFAKGICERIGIDGSKMEYEVVAKDFEKKLETPMPSHKEALELVISHLTDKEIGVIASVDEVDAIGHRVVHGGEEFAQSVLINDAVLKAIEANNDLAPLHNPANLMGIRTCMELMPGKKNVAVFDTAFHQTMKPEAFMYPLPYEDYKELKVRKYGFHGTSHLYVSGIMREIMGNPEHSKIIVCHLGNGASITAVKDGKSVDTSMGLTPLQGLMMGTRCGDIDPAAVLFVKNKRGLTDAQMDDRMNKKSGILGLFGKSSDCRDLENAAVEGDERAILAENVSIHRLKSYIGAYAAIMGGVDAICFTGGIGENSSTTREKALEGLEFLGVDLDKEVNSVRKKGNVKLSKDSSKVLVYKIPTNEELVIARDTFRLAK